In Streptomyces sp. P9-A4, a single window of DNA contains:
- the kdpA gene encoding potassium-transporting ATPase subunit KdpA has protein sequence MSPVLAGILQLLALVVALGLSYRPLGDHMAKVYSSEKHLKPEKWIYKAIGANPNVEMRWPAYLRGVLAFSAVSVLFLYLLQRLQGSLPGSLGFVSIDPDQAFNTAASFVANTNWQSYYGEQAMGHVVQTGGLAVQNFVSAAVGIAVAVALVRGFARSRTGELGNFWADLVRGVVRILLPIAVIGALVLVACGAIQNFSGIHEVGQFSGGTQQWNGGAVASQEVIKELGTNGGGYFNANSAHPFENPNGLSNLFEIYLILVIPFALTRTFGRMVGSIKQGYAILATMATIWLVFTGLMLWTEFAGKGPAFELAGGAMEGKETRFGISGSAIFSVATTLTSTGAVNSFHSSNTGFGGGIDLLGMQLGEIAPGGVGSGLYGMLIMAIIAVFIAGLMVGRTPEYLGKKIGTREIKFAALYILVTPALVLCFTAVAMALPTPANSMTNSGAHGFSEILYAYTSGANNNGSAFAGLNADTQWFNTTIGIAMLVGRFLPMVFVLALAGSLAEQAPVPETAGTLRTEKPLFTGLLVGTILIITGLTYFPALALGPLAEGLAA, from the coding sequence ATGAGTCCCGTCCTGGCTGGAATCCTCCAGCTCCTCGCCCTCGTCGTCGCTCTCGGTCTCTCCTACCGGCCGCTCGGTGACCACATGGCCAAGGTGTACTCCTCGGAGAAGCACCTCAAGCCCGAGAAGTGGATCTACAAGGCGATCGGTGCGAACCCGAACGTCGAGATGCGCTGGCCCGCCTACCTGCGCGGGGTGCTCGCCTTCTCCGCGGTGAGCGTCCTCTTCCTCTACCTGCTGCAGCGGCTTCAGGGTTCGCTGCCCGGCTCGCTCGGCTTCGTGTCGATCGACCCGGACCAGGCGTTCAACACGGCGGCGTCGTTCGTGGCGAACACCAACTGGCAGTCGTACTACGGCGAGCAGGCCATGGGCCACGTCGTGCAGACCGGCGGCCTCGCGGTGCAGAACTTCGTCTCGGCTGCCGTGGGCATCGCCGTCGCGGTGGCGCTGGTACGTGGTTTCGCCCGTTCGCGTACGGGGGAGCTGGGCAACTTCTGGGCCGACCTGGTCCGCGGTGTCGTACGGATCCTCCTGCCGATCGCGGTGATCGGCGCTCTCGTCCTGGTCGCCTGCGGCGCGATCCAGAACTTCTCCGGCATCCACGAGGTCGGCCAGTTCTCGGGCGGCACTCAGCAGTGGAACGGCGGGGCGGTGGCCTCGCAGGAGGTCATCAAGGAGCTGGGCACGAACGGCGGCGGTTACTTCAACGCCAACTCGGCCCACCCCTTCGAGAACCCCAACGGGCTCTCCAACCTCTTCGAGATCTACCTGATCCTGGTCATCCCGTTCGCGCTGACGCGGACCTTCGGCCGCATGGTCGGCTCGATCAAGCAGGGCTACGCGATCCTCGCCACCATGGCCACCATCTGGCTCGTGTTCACGGGTCTGATGCTGTGGACGGAGTTCGCGGGCAAGGGCCCGGCGTTCGAGCTGGCCGGCGGGGCGATGGAGGGCAAGGAGACCCGGTTCGGGATCAGCGGCTCCGCGATCTTCTCGGTCGCCACCACCCTGACCTCGACCGGCGCGGTGAACTCCTTCCACTCCTCCAACACCGGCTTCGGCGGCGGCATCGACCTGCTGGGCATGCAGCTCGGTGAGATCGCACCCGGCGGTGTCGGCTCCGGCCTCTACGGCATGCTGATCATGGCGATCATCGCGGTGTTCATCGCCGGGCTGATGGTCGGCCGCACCCCGGAGTACCTGGGCAAGAAGATCGGCACGCGGGAGATCAAGTTCGCCGCGCTCTACATCCTGGTCACGCCGGCGCTGGTGCTGTGCTTCACCGCCGTGGCGATGGCCCTGCCCACGCCCGCGAACTCGATGACCAACTCGGGCGCGCACGGTTTCTCCGAGATCCTCTACGCCTACACCTCGGGTGCCAACAACAACGGCTCCGCCTTCGCGGGCCTGAACGCGGACACGCAGTGGTTCAACACGACGATCGGCATCGCGATGCTGGTGGGCCGGTTCCTGCCGATGGTGTTCGTGCTCGCGCTGGCCGGATCCCTTGCCGAGCAGGCGCCCGTTCCTGAGACCGCGGGCACGCTGCGTACCGAGAAGCCGCTGTTCACGGGCCTGTTGGTCGGCACGATCCTGATCATCACCGGTCTCACCTACTTCCCGGCCCTCGCGCTGGGCCCGCTCGCCGAAGGGCTCGCGGCATGA
- the kdpF gene encoding K(+)-transporting ATPase subunit F, whose amino-acid sequence MSVENIVGLIVAVSLVGYLVAAFIKPEKF is encoded by the coding sequence ATGAGCGTCGAGAACATCGTCGGCCTGATCGTCGCGGTCTCGCTGGTCGGCTACCTGGTGGCCGCCTTCATCAAACCTGAGAAGTTTTGA
- the kdpB gene encoding potassium-transporting ATPase subunit KdpB: MNPAAPVQQAPSFPPTAHPPRRRRSVEGGLLDPAQMLSSFPDALRKLHPRHLIRNPVLFVVGVGSVLTTLSAVVNPSVFTWVISAWLWLTVVFANLAEAVAEGRGRAQAESLRRARTDTVALRLRHWRYGTDLDRAETEAVAATDLKMFDFVLVEAGELIPADGDVVDGVAAVDESAVTGESAPVIRESGSDRTGVTGGTTVLSDRIVVRVTSRPGHSFMDRMIALVEGASRQKTPNEIALNILLAALTVVFVLVVVAVQPMATYAGAAPSTTVLVALLVTLIPTTIGALLSAIGIAGMDRLVQRNVLAMSGRAVEAAGDITTLLLDKTGTITLGNREAADFVPLPGVEEAMLANAAQLSSLADETPEGRSVVVLAKERFGLRAPAEGELANARFVEFSAQTRMSGIDLRWDNGAVCHIRKGATAQVLAWVEMYGGTVPGEARTWSDRIAAAGGTPLLVAVHDWDGPRVLGIVHLKDVVKDGIKERFAELRRMGIRTVMITGDNPLTARAIAHEAGVDDFLAEATPEDKLALIKKEQEGGKLVAMTGDGTNDAPALAQADVGVAMNTGTSAAKEAGNMVDLDSNPTKLIEIVQIGKQLLITRGALTTFSITNDVAKYFAIIPAMFTGAYPGLEALNIMGLHSPTSAITSAIIFNALIIVALIPLALRGVRYTPASAHDLLRRNLLLYGLGGLVLPFVGIKAIDLLVSMIPGLG, translated from the coding sequence ATGAATCCCGCCGCTCCAGTCCAGCAGGCGCCTTCCTTCCCGCCCACCGCACATCCACCACGGCGTAGACGCAGCGTGGAGGGCGGGTTGCTCGACCCCGCCCAGATGCTCAGCTCGTTCCCCGACGCGCTCCGCAAACTGCATCCACGGCATCTGATCCGCAATCCGGTGCTGTTCGTCGTCGGGGTCGGCTCGGTCCTCACCACCCTGTCCGCGGTCGTCAACCCGTCCGTGTTCACCTGGGTGATCAGCGCCTGGCTGTGGCTGACGGTCGTCTTCGCCAACCTGGCCGAGGCGGTCGCCGAAGGGCGAGGCCGGGCACAGGCCGAGTCGCTGCGAAGGGCCCGTACGGACACGGTCGCACTGCGGTTGAGGCACTGGCGGTACGGGACCGATCTCGACCGGGCGGAGACGGAGGCCGTGGCCGCCACGGATCTGAAGATGTTCGACTTCGTGCTCGTCGAGGCGGGTGAGCTGATCCCGGCCGACGGCGATGTGGTCGACGGGGTCGCGGCGGTCGACGAGTCCGCCGTCACCGGCGAATCGGCCCCGGTCATCAGGGAGTCGGGCAGCGACCGGACGGGAGTGACGGGCGGTACGACGGTGCTGTCGGACCGGATCGTCGTACGGGTCACCTCGCGCCCCGGCCACTCCTTCATGGACCGGATGATCGCCCTGGTCGAAGGTGCCTCCCGGCAGAAGACGCCGAACGAGATCGCCCTGAACATCCTGCTCGCCGCACTCACCGTCGTCTTCGTCCTGGTCGTGGTCGCCGTGCAGCCCATGGCCACGTACGCGGGCGCCGCTCCCTCCACCACCGTCCTCGTCGCCCTGCTCGTGACGCTCATCCCGACGACGATCGGCGCGCTCCTCTCGGCCATCGGCATCGCAGGCATGGACCGGCTCGTACAGCGCAACGTCCTCGCCATGTCGGGACGGGCGGTCGAGGCCGCCGGAGACATCACCACGCTCCTCCTCGACAAGACGGGGACCATCACCCTGGGGAACCGTGAGGCCGCGGACTTCGTCCCGCTACCGGGCGTCGAGGAGGCCATGCTCGCGAACGCCGCGCAACTCTCCTCGCTCGCCGACGAGACTCCAGAAGGCCGCTCGGTGGTCGTACTCGCGAAGGAGCGGTTCGGGCTGCGGGCCCCGGCCGAGGGCGAGCTCGCGAACGCCCGGTTCGTGGAGTTCAGCGCGCAGACCCGGATGAGCGGCATCGACCTGCGCTGGGACAACGGCGCTGTCTGCCACATCCGCAAGGGGGCGACGGCGCAGGTCCTCGCCTGGGTGGAGATGTACGGCGGTACGGTGCCGGGCGAGGCGCGTACCTGGAGCGACCGGATCGCGGCGGCCGGCGGCACCCCGCTGCTGGTCGCCGTCCACGACTGGGACGGCCCCCGCGTCCTCGGGATCGTCCACCTCAAGGACGTGGTGAAGGACGGCATCAAGGAGCGCTTCGCGGAGCTGCGCCGCATGGGCATCCGTACGGTGATGATCACCGGCGACAACCCGCTGACCGCACGCGCCATCGCTCACGAGGCGGGCGTGGACGACTTCCTCGCCGAGGCCACCCCCGAGGACAAGCTCGCCCTCATCAAGAAGGAGCAGGAGGGCGGGAAGCTGGTCGCGATGACCGGCGACGGCACCAACGACGCCCCCGCCCTCGCCCAGGCCGACGTCGGCGTGGCGATGAACACGGGCACGTCGGCAGCGAAGGAGGCCGGCAACATGGTCGACCTCGACTCCAACCCGACCAAGCTCATCGAGATCGTTCAGATCGGCAAGCAACTCCTCATCACACGAGGCGCGTTGACGACCTTCTCGATCACGAACGACGTGGCGAAGTACTTCGCCATCATCCCCGCGATGTTCACCGGCGCCTACCCGGGCCTCGAAGCGCTCAACATCATGGGCCTCCACAGCCCCACCTCGGCGATCACCTCCGCGATCATCTTCAACGCCCTGATCATCGTGGCGCTCATTCCGCTCGCGCTGCGCGGCGTCCGCTACACGCCGGCGTCCGCACACGACCTGCTGCGCCGCAATCTGCTGCTGTACGGCCTCGGCGGCCTGGTCCTGCCGTTCGTCGGCATCAAGGCCATCGACCTGCTCGTGTCGATGATTCCGGGACTCGGGTGA
- the kdpB gene encoding potassium-transporting ATPase subunit KdpB produces the protein MNIDGEKQEDAVNQPSTATTTKAPHGDLSGGHQAPGRVGGGLFDPKQLVKSFPDAIRKLDPRVMVKSPVMFVVLVGSVVTTGLAIKNPGDWFGWAITAWLWLTTIFANLAEAVAEGRGKAQADTLRKAKTDTVARRLIGGNEERVPGTELRIGDLVVCEAGDIIPGDGDVVDGVASVDESAITGESAPVIRESGGDRSAVTGGTKVLSDRIVIKITTKPGETFIDRMINLVEGASRQKTPNEIALNILLASLTIVFLLAVVTLKPFAIYAGADKQTSMIVLTALLVCLIPTTIGALLSAIGIAGMDRLVQRNVLAMSGRAVEAAGDVSTLLLDKTGTITLGNRQAAEFVPVKGTTEAELADAAQLSSLADETPEGRSIVVLAKEKYGLRERHQGELAHATWIEFTAQTRMSGVDVDGKQTRKGATGSVIAWVEEQGGTVAPDARELTDAISQAGGTPLLVAVKDDRGARVLGVIHLKDVVKEGMRERFDELRRMGIKTIMITGDNPLTAKAIAEEAGVDDFLAEATPEDKMALIKREQAGGKLVAMTGDGTNDAPALAQADVGVAMNTGTSAAKEAGNMVDLDSNPTKLIEIVEIGKQLLITRGALTTFSIANDVAKYFAIIPAMFAVAYPSLDKLNIMGLASPESAILSAVIFNALIIIALVPLALKGVRYRPSSADSMLRRNLGLYGLGGLIAPFIGIKIIDLLLSLIPGIG, from the coding sequence ATGAACATCGACGGAGAGAAGCAAGAGGACGCTGTGAACCAGCCGTCTACCGCCACGACGACCAAGGCGCCGCACGGCGACCTGTCCGGCGGGCACCAGGCCCCCGGCCGCGTCGGCGGCGGTCTGTTCGACCCGAAGCAGCTGGTCAAGTCCTTCCCGGACGCGATCAGGAAGCTCGACCCCCGCGTGATGGTCAAGTCGCCTGTGATGTTCGTGGTCCTGGTCGGCTCGGTGGTCACCACCGGGCTCGCGATCAAGAACCCGGGGGACTGGTTCGGCTGGGCGATCACCGCCTGGCTGTGGCTCACCACGATCTTCGCCAACCTCGCCGAAGCCGTCGCCGAGGGCCGCGGTAAGGCGCAGGCCGACACCCTGCGCAAGGCCAAGACCGACACCGTCGCCCGCCGCCTCATCGGCGGTAACGAGGAGCGGGTCCCCGGCACCGAGCTCCGCATCGGTGACCTGGTGGTCTGCGAGGCCGGCGACATCATCCCCGGCGACGGAGACGTCGTCGACGGCGTCGCCAGCGTGGACGAGTCCGCCATCACGGGTGAGTCCGCCCCGGTCATCCGCGAGTCCGGCGGCGACCGCTCGGCCGTCACCGGCGGTACGAAGGTGCTGTCCGACCGGATCGTCATCAAGATCACGACGAAGCCGGGCGAGACGTTCATCGACCGGATGATCAACCTCGTCGAGGGCGCGTCCCGACAGAAGACCCCTAACGAGATCGCCCTCAACATCCTGCTGGCATCCCTCACCATCGTCTTCCTGCTGGCCGTCGTCACCCTCAAGCCCTTCGCGATCTACGCGGGCGCCGACAAGCAGACGTCCATGATCGTGCTGACGGCCCTGCTCGTCTGCCTGATCCCGACGACGATCGGCGCGCTGCTCTCCGCGATCGGCATCGCGGGCATGGACCGCCTGGTCCAGCGCAACGTCCTGGCGATGTCGGGCCGCGCGGTCGAGGCCGCGGGCGACGTCTCCACGCTGCTCCTGGACAAGACCGGCACCATCACGCTGGGCAACCGCCAGGCCGCCGAGTTCGTCCCGGTCAAGGGCACCACCGAGGCCGAACTGGCGGATGCCGCCCAGTTGTCCTCGCTGGCCGACGAGACACCCGAGGGCCGCTCGATCGTCGTCCTCGCCAAGGAGAAGTACGGGCTGCGCGAACGCCACCAGGGCGAACTGGCGCACGCCACCTGGATCGAGTTCACCGCCCAGACCCGCATGTCCGGCGTGGACGTGGACGGCAAGCAGACCCGTAAGGGCGCGACCGGCTCGGTCATCGCCTGGGTCGAGGAGCAGGGCGGCACGGTCGCCCCGGACGCCCGGGAGCTGACCGACGCCATCTCCCAGGCCGGTGGCACCCCGCTGCTCGTGGCCGTCAAGGACGACAGGGGCGCCCGGGTCCTTGGCGTCATCCACCTGAAGGACGTCGTCAAGGAGGGTATGCGGGAGCGGTTCGACGAACTGCGCCGCATGGGCATCAAGACGATCATGATCACGGGTGACAACCCGCTGACCGCGAAGGCCATCGCCGAGGAGGCGGGTGTCGACGACTTCCTCGCGGAGGCGACGCCCGAGGACAAGATGGCGCTGATCAAGCGGGAGCAGGCCGGCGGAAAGCTGGTCGCGATGACCGGTGACGGCACCAACGACGCCCCCGCCCTCGCCCAGGCCGATGTCGGTGTCGCGATGAACACGGGCACGTCGGCCGCGAAGGAGGCCGGCAACATGGTCGACCTCGACTCCAACCCGACCAAGCTCATCGAGATCGTCGAGATCGGCAAGCAACTCCTCATCACCCGAGGCGCGCTGACCACCTTCTCCATCGCCAACGACGTCGCGAAGTACTTCGCGATCATCCCGGCCATGTTCGCGGTGGCCTACCCGTCGCTGGACAAGCTCAACATCATGGGTCTGGCCTCGCCGGAGTCCGCGATCCTGTCCGCCGTCATCTTCAACGCGCTGATCATCATCGCCCTGGTCCCGCTCGCCCTGAAGGGCGTCCGTTACCGGCCCTCCAGCGCCGACTCGATGCTCCGCCGCAACCTCGGCCTCTATGGACTCGGCGGCCTGATCGCCCCGTTCATCGGCATCAAGATCATCGACCTGCTCCTCTCCCTCATCCCCGGAATCGGCTGA
- a CDS encoding ATP-binding protein — MNARHPAEAAHGRHGRLKVYLGAARGAGKTCRMLDEGRRRAARGTDVVAGLVECHGRPYTKTLLEGLERIAPRGRELDLDAVLRRRPEVVLVDDLAHANAPGCRNERRWQDVAELLAAGMDVVTTLDIQHLESLSDVVERITELPGGETVPDTVVRSADQIELVDVAPEALRRRMAHGDILPPGEVDAALARYFRIGNLTALRELALLWVADRVDDALRAYRSEHRIGGVWETRERVVVALTGGPEGETLIRRAARIAARTAHGELLAMYVARSDALAAGASAAALGRQRRLVEDLGGSYHTVVGEDVRTALIDFARAENATQLVVGTSRRGRLERFLTGPGIGETIVALSGDIDVHMVTHERAGRGRLLPSRRRTLPTSRLVAGPVAGLVLPVLLTLLLDRARGTLNLTSEALLFLLAVVGVACIGGVASALVAACTASLLLNYWFIPPIGQFSFQDPDNVLALVVFAVVAGVVAAAADRSLRLSRRAARATAEAETLSSLAGSIVRGEEAISALLSRAKEAFGMASAELMDSAELAAVREAGPDDGMDTTGVAVDGGLHLVLRGRLLSSSDRRVLAAFAAHVSAAVERDRLAEAAAEVEPVRAADRMRTALLAAVSHDLRTPLASGWAAVASLRSPDVDFTEDERQELLDTADTSMARLAHLIDNLLDMSRLQAGALSLSLRPTALEEVIPSALGTLPPGSRPPTVGSLEDTPAVLADPPLLERVVANLVANATRFAPPEHPVLITASTLAGRVELRIVDRGPGLPPDVQERAFEPFQRLGDTDNTTGVGLGLALSRGLTEAMGGTLSPEETPGGGLTMVLSLPCAPLETSGIDGATTAAR; from the coding sequence TTGAACGCCCGCCACCCCGCCGAGGCGGCCCATGGCCGCCACGGCCGGCTCAAGGTCTACCTCGGGGCCGCCCGTGGCGCGGGCAAGACCTGCCGGATGCTCGACGAGGGCCGCCGCAGGGCAGCGCGCGGTACGGACGTGGTGGCCGGGCTCGTGGAGTGCCACGGGAGGCCGTACACCAAGACCTTGCTCGAAGGGCTCGAACGGATCGCGCCCCGGGGCCGGGAGCTCGACCTGGACGCGGTGCTGCGCCGCCGCCCCGAGGTCGTCCTCGTCGACGACCTCGCCCACGCCAACGCCCCTGGCTGCCGCAACGAACGGCGCTGGCAGGACGTGGCCGAACTTCTCGCCGCAGGCATGGACGTCGTCACCACTCTGGACATCCAGCACCTCGAATCGCTCAGCGACGTCGTCGAGCGGATCACGGAACTGCCCGGTGGTGAGACCGTCCCCGACACGGTCGTGCGCAGCGCGGACCAGATCGAACTCGTCGACGTGGCGCCCGAGGCACTGCGCCGCCGGATGGCCCACGGCGACATACTCCCGCCCGGTGAGGTCGACGCCGCTCTCGCCCGCTACTTCCGTATCGGCAACCTCACCGCTCTGCGCGAACTCGCCCTGCTGTGGGTCGCCGACCGCGTGGACGACGCCTTGCGCGCCTACCGGTCGGAGCACCGCATCGGCGGAGTCTGGGAGACCCGCGAGCGGGTCGTCGTGGCGCTCACCGGCGGGCCCGAGGGGGAGACCCTGATCCGCCGGGCCGCCCGCATCGCCGCCCGCACCGCCCACGGCGAACTCCTCGCCATGTACGTGGCACGCAGCGACGCCCTGGCCGCGGGCGCCTCGGCCGCCGCCCTCGGCCGCCAACGCCGGCTCGTCGAAGACCTGGGCGGCAGCTACCACACGGTCGTGGGCGAGGACGTGCGCACGGCTCTGATCGACTTCGCCCGTGCGGAGAACGCCACCCAGCTCGTCGTCGGCACCAGCCGGCGCGGGCGGCTGGAACGGTTCCTCACGGGGCCGGGCATCGGCGAGACGATCGTCGCGCTCTCCGGTGACATCGACGTCCACATGGTCACCCACGAGCGGGCCGGGCGGGGACGCCTTCTGCCCTCCAGGCGCCGTACCCTGCCGACCTCCCGGCTCGTCGCCGGACCCGTCGCCGGACTGGTCCTCCCCGTCCTGCTGACCCTGCTGCTCGACCGCGCCCGCGGCACGCTCAACCTCACCAGCGAGGCGCTGCTCTTCCTCCTCGCCGTGGTGGGCGTCGCGTGCATCGGCGGTGTGGCCTCCGCGCTCGTCGCCGCGTGCACCGCCTCCCTGCTGCTCAACTACTGGTTCATACCGCCCATCGGGCAGTTCAGCTTCCAGGACCCCGACAACGTCCTCGCCCTCGTCGTCTTCGCCGTCGTCGCGGGTGTCGTCGCCGCGGCCGCCGACCGGTCCCTACGCCTCTCCCGCAGGGCCGCGCGTGCGACCGCCGAGGCTGAAACCCTGTCCTCGCTCGCGGGCTCCATCGTCCGTGGCGAGGAGGCGATCTCCGCCCTGCTCAGCCGGGCCAAGGAGGCCTTCGGGATGGCGTCGGCCGAGCTCATGGACTCGGCCGAACTCGCCGCCGTCCGGGAGGCGGGACCGGACGACGGCATGGACACCACCGGGGTCGCCGTCGACGGCGGCCTGCACCTCGTCCTGCGCGGCCGGCTCCTGTCCTCCTCCGACCGCCGCGTCCTCGCCGCCTTCGCCGCCCACGTCTCCGCCGCCGTCGAGCGCGACCGGCTCGCCGAGGCCGCCGCCGAGGTGGAACCCGTACGGGCCGCGGACCGCATGCGCACCGCGCTCCTCGCCGCAGTCAGCCACGACCTGCGCACACCGCTCGCCAGCGGCTGGGCCGCCGTCGCCTCGCTGCGCAGCCCCGACGTCGACTTCACCGAGGACGAACGGCAGGAACTCCTCGACACCGCCGACACCTCCATGGCCCGACTGGCCCACCTCATCGACAACCTCCTCGACATGAGCCGCCTCCAGGCGGGCGCCCTCTCCCTGTCACTGCGGCCCACCGCCCTGGAGGAGGTCATCCCCTCGGCCCTCGGCACCCTGCCGCCCGGCTCCCGGCCGCCGACGGTCGGCAGCCTGGAGGACACCCCCGCGGTCCTCGCCGATCCGCCCCTCCTCGAAAGGGTCGTGGCCAACCTGGTCGCCAATGCCACCCGCTTCGCCCCGCCCGAGCACCCGGTCCTGATCACCGCCAGCACCTTGGCCGGCCGGGTGGAACTGAGGATCGTCGACCGGGGCCCAGGCTTGCCCCCCGACGTCCAGGAACGGGCCTTCGAGCCCTTCCAGCGCCTCGGCGACACCGACAACACCACGGGCGTCGGGCTCGGCCTCGCACTGTCCCGAGGCCTGACGGAGGCCATGGGCGGCACACTCTCCCCGGAGGAGACCCCGGGCGGCGGCCTGACCATGGTCCTCAGCCTGCCCTGCGCACCGCTGGAGACGAGTGGCATCGACGGAGCCACGACGGCGGCCCGGTGA
- the kdpF gene encoding K(+)-transporting ATPase subunit F encodes MTVENIVGLVVAIGLLAYLVLALVKPERF; translated from the coding sequence GTGACTGTCGAGAACATCGTCGGTCTGGTGGTCGCCATCGGCCTGCTGGCTTATCTCGTCCTCGCCCTCGTCAAGCCGGAGAGGTTCTGA